The following DNA comes from Rhizobium lusitanum.
CATGACGGAAACGCTGCCAGCTTGTGGCGCCATCCAGGGATGCCGCCTCCTGAAGCGAAACAGGAATCGTCTGCAGGCCGGCAAGCAGCGAAATTGCCACGAAGGGAATACCGCGCCAGACATTGGCGACGATGACCGAGATGCGCGCATTGATCGGATTGCCAAGGAAATTGATCGGGCTGTCGATCAGGCCCATCTTCATCAAAGACCATGAGATAATGGAAAATTGGGCATCGTAGATCCACCAGAATGCCAATCCCGACAGCACCGTCGGAACCACCCAGGGCAGAAGCACGATCGCCCGGAAGAACGACTTGAACGGCAGATGCTGGTTGAGAAGCAGCGCCAGCCAAAGGCCGAGCACGAATTTCAGGATGGAGGCCACGAAGGTGTAGACCAACGTATTGAAGACCGACAACCAGAAGACGGAGTCCTGAGCCAGGAACTCGTAATTCTCCAATCCGACGAAATTGCCCGTGCGCCCGATCCGCGTGTCCGTGAAACCGAGCCAGACCCCAAGCCCGAGCGGATAGGTGAGAAAACAAACCAGAAAAATGGCGGCCGGCAACATGAAGAGGAAGCCGAGCATATTGTTGTTCCGCATGAGCGATCTGATCGAACTGCGCGTCGTATCCCCGGATGTCACGGTCGACATTGTGTTATCTCCTGATGGACGGTCGCAGCATGCCGTCGCCGGCATGCTGCAGATCTTCGCGCGGGATCAAACCCTGTAGTAACGGTTCGCCCGTCGCTCAGCCTCCTTCATCGCATCCTCCGGCGTCAGCTGGCCGGTCACGGCGGCGGCGAACATGTCGACGAGCACGTAATCGGCCATCACGCCCGCCGATGCATAGCCCAGGGGGCCGGCATAGCCGTTCGGGCGCAGCGTCTCCGAAGCGCGGGCATAGGGCGCATGGACCGGATCGGCGGTCCAGACAGGGTTATTGGCAAAGGCCTTCAGGGGTTGGCAGCAATAGGCGCTCGATCCCTGTATCCAGGCGTTCATCTGGTCGCCTTCCATCATGAACTTGATATAGGCCTTGGCGGCTTCCGGATATTTGGTATGGCTGAAGAGAAGCAACGAGCTCGTCTGGTGCAGCTCGACGCTCTTGCCGATGGGGCCGATCGGGAAGTTGGTGGTCCGGATATCGGCCGCGATCTCGGCGAGTTTCGGGTCTTTCTTCGCCGCATAATAGACCGACACGCCGTTTGCGATCAGCGACACCTGCCCGGCAAGGAAGGCCCGGTTGTTGTTGATGTCCTGCCAGCTTTCCGTTCCGGGGATGAAGGTGGCGTAAAGGTCCTTCGCATAATGAATGGCCGCCAGCGTCTCGGGGCTGTTGATCGTCACCTTGCCGCTTTCATCCACCATCTTGCCGCCATGGCTCCAAAGCAGCCAATGGGCGTAGTTGTTGCCGTCGCCGACGGCCTTGCCGTGCGGGAATCCGGCGGGTGTGCCCTTGGCCTTCATTGCCTTGCAAAGCTCGAGAAAGCCGGCGGTGTCCTTGGGGAATTCGCTGAAGCCCGCAGCCTTCACATGGCTGTCGCGATAGACGACGGCATTGCCGATCGCCGTCAGCGGCATGGCGATGAACTTGTCGCCACGGGTTGCATAGCCGCGCACGCCGTCATACCAGCCGCCGTATTTGTTGCCGAGATAGGTGGCAAGTTCGGTCAGATCGACCAGCTTGTCGGGATACTGATGCGCATCGTCGAACCAGCACATCACCATGTCGGGACCAGAACCGACATTGGCGGCGACGGCCGCCTTCGGTCGGATGTCTTCCCAGCTCTCTTTGTCGACGCGAACCTCGACGCCCGTCGCCTCCGTGAACTTCTTGGTATTGGCAAGCCAGGCTTCCTCGTCTCCCTTGACGAAGGGCGTCCAGCGAAGAAGCCTGAGACTGGCGCCCTTTTCGGGCGTGTAGCCGGGTTCGGCCTGGGCGAAGGCCGGGCGCATGCCGAGCGGCGAAAGGCCGGCGATACCGGCTGCTGCCGCCGAGGCGGCAAGAAAGTCACGTCTCTTGAATGTCATGATATTCTCCTCCTTTGAAACGGGAGCAAATCCCCCGGCGCCCACCTTCCCGCTTGGTGAACGACGACCATTGCATCCGAGCCTGCCGGATGCCTCCGCATCGACCGGTGAGCAGGAAGACTCCTCTTCCTCCAGCTCACCTTTGAAGCGGTATCAGATACTCAATCTCTGACCGCCTTCGGCGTCGAAGAGATGGACATGTGGTGCATCGATGGAGATGCGCAGCGTATCGCCGGGGCGGGCATCGATCCGCTCCCGGAAGATGCAGTTGACGTCGCTGCCGCCAAACCGGACAATCATCTGCGTCTCATAGCCGGTCGGTTCGATCACCGTGATTTCCGCCGGCAGACCGTTGGGATCGAGCGCGATATATTCCGGACGCAGCCCATAGACGAGATCCCGACCCTTTGCGCCGGCAGGCGGATTTGCGACCGGCAGGACGGTTCCGTCCGACGCGATGAACTGGCTGGCATTCTCCGGATTGAGGCGGCCCTTGATCATGTTCATCGCCGGCGAGCCGATGAAGCCGGCGACGAAGAGATTGGCGGGCGTGTCGTAGAGATCGAGCGGCTTTCCCACCTGCTCCACGACACCATCATGCATGACGACGATCTTGTCGGCCATCGTCATGGCCTCGATCTGATCATGCGTGACGTAGACGGTCGTGGTGCCGAGGCGTTGATGCAGCTCCTTGATCTCCGCGCGCATGGCGACCCGGAGCTTGGCATCGAGGTTGGAAAGTGGTTCGTCGAAAAGGAAGACCTGCGGATCACGCACGATCGCCCGACCCATGGCGACGCGCTGGCGCTGACCGCCGGAGAGCTGGCGAGGATAGCGGTCGAGAAGCTTGGTAAGGCCCAGGATTTCCGCAGCCTTGTTGACCCGCTGATCCATGTCGGCTTTCGGCGAGCGTTTGAGCATCAGCGAGAAAGCCATGTTCTGCGCCACCGACATATGCGGATAGAGCGCGTAGTTCTGAAACACCATCGCGATATCGCGGTCGCCCGGCGGGATCCCGTTGACGGCGCGATTGCCGATACGGATCTCGCCGGCGGAAATATTCTCGAGCCCGGCCAGCATTCTCAGAAGCGTAGATTTTCCGCATCCGGATGGTCCGACCAGGATCACGAACTCGCCGTCCGCAATCTCGATGTTCACCCCCTTGATGACCGGAAACGCCCCGAATGATTTCCTGACATCGACAAACTCAACACCTGCCATAAAAGTCCCTCCCCGAACCTATCCCCTTTTTTGACCCCCATCTGCCGGTCGTCCCCTCCTCCAGGATATTCACCGCCAGAACGCGCGCCAAGTCTACTTCAACATCCTATCCCCTGCCGACGAGCGGCATCTTTGTCGCCATCACCGTCATGGTCAGAACATTTGCCTCCAATGGCAGGCTTGCCATGTAGACGACCGCGCGAGCGACATGCTCGGCGGAAATCGTCGGCTCGCTGGCGATTTCCCCGTTCGCCTGCAGCACGCCCGAACTCATCCTCGCGGTCATGTCCGTTGCGGCATTGCCGATATCGATCTGGCCGCAGGCGATATCGTATGGCCGTCCGTCGAGCGCGGTCGATTTCGTAAGGCCAGTAATCGCATGCTTCGTCGCGGTATAGGGGGCGGAATTCGGCCTCGGCGTCGTCGCCGAGATCGACCCGTTATTGATGATACGGCCGCCGCGAGGCTCCTGCGACTTCATCAGCCTGAAAGCCTGCTGCGTGCAAAGGAAGGCGCCGGTGAGGTTAGCCGCGACCACGCCGCTCCACTGCTCGAAAGTGATGTCTTCGAGAGGGATCGCCGGAGCACCGCTGCCGGCATTGTTGACGAGAAGATCGAGCCGACCAAACTCGGTTCTGATCTTGCCGAAGAGATCGGCGACCTGCTCGGCGGCGCCGATATCGCAGGCGATCGCCCGTATCGTGCCGCCGGTCTCGGTTGCAAGTTCGCTGGCGGCTTTCTCCAGCACATCGCTGCGGCGGCCGGTGATGACAACGGCATAACCCTCCGCGCTCAGCGCCCTGGCGATGCTACGGCCGATGCCGGTACCTCCGCCGGTGACGAGGGCGACGGGGATTCTATGTGCGGCTGCGGATTGCGGCATCTCAGATATTCCCTCCAAGCTCATCATCGATATGGATCCTGATGATCTCATCGAAATTGGTTTCCGCTTTGAAGCCAAGGGCCGTCGCGCGCTGCGCACCGAAATCCGTCGCCCATCCCGAAACAATCGAACGGATAACCGGATCGATCTCGCGGCGGATGAGTTTGACTGCTTTTTCGCCCGCGACGCGGCGCAGAGCCTCGATCTCCTCGCCAACAAGCGCCGACAGGCCGGGCATGGTGAGATTTCGGCGCGGCCCGATCCTGCTGCTGTCGATGCGCGCTGCGTGGATGAAAAAGCCGACCGCGGAACGTGGGCTGGCAAACCAGTGCCGGACGCTCTCATCCACCGGCAGCACGGCTTCCTGATGGGCGAGAGGCTCGCGCAGGATGTTCGAGAAGAAGCCGGAGGCTGCCTTGTTGGGCTTGCCGGGCCGGATGCAGATCGTCGGCAGGCGAATGCCGATGCCGTCGAATATCCCTCGCCTCGAATAGTCGGAAAGCAGGAGTTCGCAGATCGCCTTCTGCGTGCCGTAACTCGTCAAAGGTGTCGTGAAGAAATCGTCGCCGATCTTGTCCGGAAAGGGCTGCCCGAAAACCGCAATGGACGAGGCAAAGATGACACGGGGATTGTAGGGCTCTTTCTGTCCCTCATGTCGGATGGCTTCGAACAGCGAGCGCGTGCCATCGAGATTGGTGCTGTAGCCTTTGTCGAAATCCGCCTCGGCCTCGCCGGAGACGATTGCCGCGAAATGGAAGATCAGATCCGGCCGCAAGCCGGAAAGCCTGGCCGCACTGCCAGCATCGGAGAGATCAACCGTCAGCGTGGTGGAAATCGACGCGAGTGCGGCCGGTACCGGCGACGCAATGACATCGACGAGCGTCAACCTGTCGATCCCACAGCCAAGCACTTCCGCTTCCAGACCAATCTTTTCCACCAGCTTGCGGCCGATCATGCCGGCCGCCCCGATAACCATCACATGCATATCAGTCAGATCTCCTCATGCTCGCTGGCTTGAACCGCCTTGTCGGTGGCCAGCAGAATTTTGGTCGTTTCGTAAATGCGTGTCAGATGATGCTGGAACGCCGCAATGACAGCCTCCCGGTCATGCCGCGTAAGGGCCTCAAAAATGGAGAGATGATCGCTATAGCTCGCCTCGATGGCGCCCGGCTTGGACATGGCGTTGCGCCGGTAATTCATCATGTAGGTGTATAGATCGGTGACGAAAGCAGCGAGGAGCGGGTTCCCGCAGGCGCGATAGATCGCGACATGGAATTCGCGGTCGCAAATCAGGAAACGCATGGCATCGTCTCCACCGAGACGTTGCGCCTCCAGCAGGGCCTGCAGCTTTGCCAGCGCCGCGTCGTCGATCCGCTCGGCGGCATCGCCGACCACCTTGAGTTCGACATGGAGACGTGCTGCGTGAACCGATTCCAGATCGTAGCTGTCGATCGCGTTGGGAGAGGCGATCGTCACCGTGATGTGGCTGAGATCGACCTTGCAGACGCGGCTGCGGCTGCCATGCGAAACCTCGATAATGCCCTGCCCGGCAAGCGTCTGGATAGCCCCGCGCACCGTTTCGCGGCTGACATGGAGAACATTGGCCAGTTCGCGCTCGCCCGGCAATTCGTCGCCCGGCCGCAACATATTGGTGGCGATCAGGACCATCAGTTTTTCGGCGATGACCTCACGCGCCGTCCGGCGGGCGAGACTGCGCGCGATATTCGGTACTTCGGTTAAGATTGGACTTTCGTCCATCGCACCCCTCCGGTCCACTGGTTGGTCCAGCAGATCAGTTTATTAAGGGTTGTGAAGTGAAATCCGTCAAGACGATTTCGTCGCCGCAACGCAGCAGAAATGAGATCAATTCCCCCGCACTGCCGCAATCTGAGCGGGAGGGATGGAAATAGCAGATTGGCACACACGCCGCGGCAAGAGCGGCATCAGGAGATTTCACACGCGGAACCTCGGGCAGGCCGCGTGACAAGGTCCGCCTATGCGACACGGATCGCATAGGCGGTTACCTCTCCGGCATCATTCGAAAATCAAGGTGAGCGATACGCTTTTCAACCAGCCCGTCCCACACCGAGGCGATCTCGCCTAAACAATCCCAAGCGCAGCCTACTTCAGCGTGATCATGCCGGCAGCGATATCCGGCGTCGCGGGGATGATGCCGCTTTTCACATACCACTCCGCTATGTTGCCGATCTGCTTGACGTCGGCATCGGTGACGGCGGTTGTTGGTACGGCGTTGTTTTCGCCGATCTTCGCACCAAGTTCGGCCGGAATATTCATTTCCTTGGCCCAGATCGTGCCCGCTTCGGCCTTATTTGCCAGCGACCAGGCATTCTCGCTCTTCACAACATCGAATATGGCCTGCAGCTGATCCAGCTTCTTGGATGCAAACTCGCGGCTTGCGACGAGCACGACGGCATTGTCGGACCCGATCGCCGCACCGTCGGCAAGGACTTTGCCGTCATAGGTTTTCTCGGCAATCGTCAGGAAGGGATCCCAGGTCGCCCAGGCATCGACATGGCCTTGAACGAAGCTCGGTCCGCTGTCGCTGGGGCTGAGGTAAACGCGCGTGACGGTCGATGGATCGACGCCGTTCTTTTCAAGGCCACGCATCAGCAGATATTCGCCGGTCCCGCCCCGGTTCACGGCGACCTTCTTTCCGGCAAGGTCTTTCAGCGAGGAGATGCCCGAGTCACTCTTGATAACAACGCCTTCAGAACCGGCCGCCATCTTCTGATAAGCGAAAACGACAAGCGGGATCTTGGCGGCGAGCGCGGCGATGGACGATGTCGAACTGCCCGCAGTGATATCGATGCTTCCAGCATTCAGTGCTTCAAACGCTGGGGCTGCCGCGGGAAAGGGGCCGGCCCATTCGACCTTGATGCCTTTTTCGGCGAGCGCCTTTTCCAGCGTGCCGCGCGACTTCGCAAGGGTCAGGTCGTTCGGCCCACGCAGCCAGCCGATCCTGACGACATGATCGGCGGCCTGCGCCATCGGCGCAAGTAGTGAGAAGAGAGTAGCGACGGCAAATGCTTTAAAAAATGAGTGCTTTCTCATGGACTTGCGATCCGTTCTGCCTGAGGGGCGTGATGGTGTTCAAGATGATTTTGTTCGACGCCAAGCTGCGACAGAAGCTGGGATTCGATCTGGGTAGCCCGCGGGTCGCTTCGCTGCCGCGGATGTGGGATATCGACGTTGATTTCCAGACTGAAGCGCCCCTGATCGATGACGAGAATCCGATCTGCCAGCGCCACGGCTTCCCAAACGTCATGCGTGACCAGAAACACGGCCGGCCTGTGCTTGCGCCATAGCTCGTCGACAAGTGCATGCATTCTGATCCTCGTCAGCGCGTCGAGCGCCGCGAAAGGTTCGTCGAGCAGCAGCAATTGCGGTGTTCTGACCAGCGCGCGTGCCAGTGCTGCCCGTTGCGCCTCGCCACCCGACAACGTCAGTGGCCAGGCGTCGCGGCGATGCGACAATCCGACATCGGCAAGCGCCTGCTCGGCCGCCTCGCGAGCGTTCGGCAAATTCACGCCGAGAGCGACATTGTCGATGACGCGCTTCCACGGCATCAGCCTCGGCTCCTGAAAGACGACAGCGCGCCGGGTGGGGATCTCGGCTTTCTCCGCAGGTGCCTGATCAAGGCCGGCCAGGACGCGTAGAAGCGTGGATTTCCCGGAGCCACTGCGCCCAAGCAACGCGACGAACTCTCCCGGTTTTATCTGAAGGTCGATGCCATCGAGCACCGCCGGGCCACCGAATGATCGGCTCAGGCCCTGAATATCGACAAGCGCGCTCATGCCGTCACCACTGGGCGCCAGCGCAGCGCATAGGCCTCGATGATCCGCACCAGACCGTCCGTCAGAAGTCCCATCACGGCATAGACCAGAAGGCACACCACGATCACATCCGTTTGCAGGAAGTCACGCGCATAGGTCATGATGGAGCCAATCCCGCTTGACGCGTTGATCTGCTCGCCGACCACGAGACTGAGCCAGGCAACGCTCAGGCCGTAGCGGATACCGACGAGCAACGATGGCAGCGCGCCGGGGATCACGATATGGCGTACGATCCCGAGGGTCCCCAGACCAAGCGTTCTTCCAGCTTCGATCAGTTTGCGGTCAATGCCGCGAATGCCTCCGTGCAAGGTCAGGTAAATCGGGAAGATGCAACCAAATGCCACCATACCGACCTTCGGCACCTCACCAATTCCAAACCACAGGATGAACAGCGGCAGAAGCCCGAGAAACGGCATCGCCTTCAGCATCTGGATTGGCGGATCGATCATCGTTTCCCCGAAGCGGGAAAGCCCGGAAACAAGGCCGAGCAATACGCCCACCACGAGAGCAATGGAGAAACCGGCCGCCACGCGCAGAAACGACACGCCAAGGCCAATGATGAGTTCACCCGATGCCGTCAGTTTCGTACCGGCGGCAATGATCTGAATTGGCGACGCCAGAATCCGTGGCGACAACAAACCGGTGACACTCAAAAACTGCCAGAGAACCAGGATGGCCAGCGGCGACGCCAGGCGACTAAGGAACGAGCCGAGCCGAACCTTGAACCTTTGGCTCTCGTTTTGCGGCACGACAGGCTGGTCCAGCGCCTGCTCGATAAGCCGGGTATCAACCATTCGTCTTCTTTCCTGAGAGGTCGCGGTCGAACAACGTCGACCAGGTGAACTGCTTCCTTTCAGGGGTCAATCGTTCGACCGGCAGTCTCGGCAGGACCGTCTCGCCGAACCGATATGCCTCCTCGAGCAGCGGCATGCCCGACAAAATGAAGGTATCGACGCCAACAGCCTGATAGGCCTCGAGCGTGCGGATGACGGTGTCGGGCGATCCGACGATCGCGGTTCCCGGACCCGGCCGAACGAGGCCGATACCGGCCCACAGGTTTGGCGATATCTCCAGATCGCGGAGATTGTCCGGCTTGATGCCCCCATGCATGCGGCTCATGCGCTGCTGGCCGATGGAATCGGTGTTCGACACGAAACGCTGGTTGGCTGCGATCGCGGCGTCATCCATCTGCTCATAAAGATCGGCGGCAGCCTCCCAGGCCTTCGCGTCGGTTGACCGCACGATGACATAGAGCCGGATGCCATAGTTCAGCTCGCGCCCGTACGCAGCAGCTCGGGCCTTCACCTGCAAGACCTTTTCACCCATCTGTTCGGGCGTTTCTCCCCAGGAGAGGTAGGTGTCGACATGCTTGGCCGCCACCTCGATGGCGCTGTCGGACGAACCGCCGAACCAGAGCGGCGGCGCGGGAATTGAGGAGCCTACCGGAAGCGCAAGCTTGGCGCCTTCCGTCTGGAAATATTTGCCGTGATGGGTCACGCTTTCGCCGGCCATCAGGCGATGCCAGACCGTCAGATATTCATCGGCCATGTCATAACGTTCGTCGTGCGGCAGCGTCATGCCGTAAGCGCCCAGCATCTTGGCGTCGCCGGACACCACGTTCAGAAGCAGCCGCCCGTTGGAAAACTCCTGGAACGTCGCGGCCATCTTCGCCAGCAAGGTCGGCGCCACCAGACCGGGGTGAAACGCCAGAAGAAATTTCATCCGCTCCGTATACGGCAGCAAGGCGCCTGCCAGTGGCCAGACGTCATGGGCGCCCGTTGCAAACAATGCGCCGGTAAAGCCGAGATGATCGTAGGCTTGCGCCAATTGCTTGTAGTAGCCGTAGTCGATCGTGCGTGACCCCTCAGGCTTCCACGGATAAGCGCCATCCGGCGCGCACATGTACCAAAGAACGTTCATGGCTATGAATTCCCCGCGATGGTGTTGGTTGCGATCTCAAGCCTGGTCGCCAGATCCTTGTGACGGAACAGGGTATCAGCTTCCGCCTGCTGCTCGCGAAGGATCACTACACTGGCCGGAACGACACGCCAGTCCCGTTCATTGACAACGCGCGTCCAAGCTCGCCGCTCCACCTCGGTTCCATTCTCCGACAGAAGTGCGGCCGCCTTTTCCGGATCGGATTGGATTTCATTGCCGATCCGCGCCAGTTCATTTGCAAAGCCATCGATGACATCGGCACTCAGCCCACGCTCGCGGATCGTCCAGAAGGTCGACCGGTTCGGGATGGACGCGCCGCAATGGGCGAGTACCCGGAACTCACCTGATGACAGCGACTGCTCAAGGTGCGGGGCCATTGCCACCCAGGCGTCGATTGTGCCGGATCTCAGCGCATCGCGAGAAGGCACCGGCAGCAGATCGTGACGACGTATGTCCCGCAGTTCAAAACCGACATCCTCCAGGCTCCTGGCGAGAAAATAGGTCAAGAAGGAGCCATCGACGAGAGCGACTGAACGGCCCTTCAGATCCGCCAATGTTTCAATTTTGGATTGGCGATTGACCAGGATCGCCCCATTGGCGGGCCTTGGCGTCGATCCGGCAACATAGATCACAGACAGGCCGGAGGCGGCCGCCAAAATCGGCGGCGTCGATCCGGTGCCACCGATGTCGAAAGCACCGGCGGCAAGCTTGGCGGCGGTCTCGCGCCCCTCCTGGTAGGGCACGAATTCGGGATCGAGATCCGCAAAGGCGTCTGGCCAGCGCGACGCGAGACTGAGATGCAGATTGTTCGGATGAAAACCGATCCTCAAGGCCATGAATGTTTCCGCGATCGTTGAAACTCTCAATATACAAAATTATATAATATAAGACCGATTGCAATCGAAGAACGATTCGATCAAACTTTTCCGGATCGAGAGAAAA
Coding sequences within:
- a CDS encoding SDR family oxidoreductase: MPQSAAAHRIPVALVTGGGTGIGRSIARALSAEGYAVVITGRRSDVLEKAASELATETGGTIRAIACDIGAAEQVADLFGKIRTEFGRLDLLVNNAGSGAPAIPLEDITFEQWSGVVAANLTGAFLCTQQAFRLMKSQEPRGGRIINNGSISATTPRPNSAPYTATKHAITGLTKSTALDGRPYDIACGQIDIGNAATDMTARMSSGVLQANGEIASEPTISAEHVARAVVYMASLPLEANVLTMTVMATKMPLVGRG
- a CDS encoding aliphatic sulfonate ABC transporter substrate-binding protein, with translation MRKHSFFKAFAVATLFSLLAPMAQAADHVVRIGWLRGPNDLTLAKSRGTLEKALAEKGIKVEWAGPFPAAAPAFEALNAGSIDITAGSSTSSIAALAAKIPLVVFAYQKMAAGSEGVVIKSDSGISSLKDLAGKKVAVNRGGTGEYLLMRGLEKNGVDPSTVTRVYLSPSDSGPSFVQGHVDAWATWDPFLTIAEKTYDGKVLADGAAIGSDNAVVLVASREFASKKLDQLQAIFDVVKSENAWSLANKAEAGTIWAKEMNIPAELGAKIGENNAVPTTAVTDADVKQIGNIAEWYVKSGIIPATPDIAAGMITLK
- a CDS encoding LLM class flavin-dependent oxidoreductase, which produces MNVLWYMCAPDGAYPWKPEGSRTIDYGYYKQLAQAYDHLGFTGALFATGAHDVWPLAGALLPYTERMKFLLAFHPGLVAPTLLAKMAATFQEFSNGRLLLNVVSGDAKMLGAYGMTLPHDERYDMADEYLTVWHRLMAGESVTHHGKYFQTEGAKLALPVGSSIPAPPLWFGGSSDSAIEVAAKHVDTYLSWGETPEQMGEKVLQVKARAAAYGRELNYGIRLYVIVRSTDAKAWEAAADLYEQMDDAAIAANQRFVSNTDSIGQQRMSRMHGGIKPDNLRDLEISPNLWAGIGLVRPGPGTAIVGSPDTVIRTLEAYQAVGVDTFILSGMPLLEEAYRFGETVLPRLPVERLTPERKQFTWSTLFDRDLSGKKTNG
- a CDS encoding ABC transporter ATP-binding protein; amino-acid sequence: MAGVEFVDVRKSFGAFPVIKGVNIEIADGEFVILVGPSGCGKSTLLRMLAGLENISAGEIRIGNRAVNGIPPGDRDIAMVFQNYALYPHMSVAQNMAFSLMLKRSPKADMDQRVNKAAEILGLTKLLDRYPRQLSGGQRQRVAMGRAIVRDPQVFLFDEPLSNLDAKLRVAMRAEIKELHQRLGTTTVYVTHDQIEAMTMADKIVVMHDGVVEQVGKPLDLYDTPANLFVAGFIGSPAMNMIKGRLNPENASQFIASDGTVLPVANPPAGAKGRDLVYGLRPEYIALDPNGLPAEITVIEPTGYETQMIVRFGGSDVNCIFRERIDARPGDTLRISIDAPHVHLFDAEGGQRLSI
- a CDS encoding carbohydrate ABC transporter permease, with protein sequence MSTVTSGDTTRSSIRSLMRNNNMLGFLFMLPAAIFLVCFLTYPLGLGVWLGFTDTRIGRTGNFVGLENYEFLAQDSVFWLSVFNTLVYTFVASILKFVLGLWLALLLNQHLPFKSFFRAIVLLPWVVPTVLSGLAFWWIYDAQFSIISWSLMKMGLIDSPINFLGNPINARISVIVANVWRGIPFVAISLLAGLQTIPVSLQEAASLDGATSWQRFRHVTLPMLTPIIAVVMTFSVLFTFTDFQLIYVLTKGGPVNATHLMATLSFQRGIPGGQLGEGAAIAVAMIPFLLAAIMFSFFGLQRRKWQQGGQD
- a CDS encoding FadR/GntR family transcriptional regulator, whose protein sequence is MDESPILTEVPNIARSLARRTAREVIAEKLMVLIATNMLRPGDELPGERELANVLHVSRETVRGAIQTLAGQGIIEVSHGSRSRVCKVDLSHITVTIASPNAIDSYDLESVHAARLHVELKVVGDAAERIDDAALAKLQALLEAQRLGGDDAMRFLICDREFHVAIYRACGNPLLAAFVTDLYTYMMNYRRNAMSKPGAIEASYSDHLSIFEALTRHDREAVIAAFQHHLTRIYETTKILLATDKAVQASEHEEI
- a CDS encoding ABC transporter permease gives rise to the protein MVDTRLIEQALDQPVVPQNESQRFKVRLGSFLSRLASPLAILVLWQFLSVTGLLSPRILASPIQIIAAGTKLTASGELIIGLGVSFLRVAAGFSIALVVGVLLGLVSGLSRFGETMIDPPIQMLKAMPFLGLLPLFILWFGIGEVPKVGMVAFGCIFPIYLTLHGGIRGIDRKLIEAGRTLGLGTLGIVRHIVIPGALPSLLVGIRYGLSVAWLSLVVGEQINASSGIGSIMTYARDFLQTDVIVVCLLVYAVMGLLTDGLVRIIEAYALRWRPVVTA
- a CDS encoding ABC transporter substrate-binding protein, translating into MTFKRRDFLAASAAAAGIAGLSPLGMRPAFAQAEPGYTPEKGASLRLLRWTPFVKGDEEAWLANTKKFTEATGVEVRVDKESWEDIRPKAAVAANVGSGPDMVMCWFDDAHQYPDKLVDLTELATYLGNKYGGWYDGVRGYATRGDKFIAMPLTAIGNAVVYRDSHVKAAGFSEFPKDTAGFLELCKAMKAKGTPAGFPHGKAVGDGNNYAHWLLWSHGGKMVDESGKVTINSPETLAAIHYAKDLYATFIPGTESWQDINNNRAFLAGQVSLIANGVSVYYAAKKDPKLAEIAADIRTTNFPIGPIGKSVELHQTSSLLLFSHTKYPEAAKAYIKFMMEGDQMNAWIQGSSAYCCQPLKAFANNPVWTADPVHAPYARASETLRPNGYAGPLGYASAGVMADYVLVDMFAAAVTGQLTPEDAMKEAERRANRYYRV
- the denD gene encoding D-erythronate dehydrogenase; translation: MHVMVIGAAGMIGRKLVEKIGLEAEVLGCGIDRLTLVDVIASPVPAALASISTTLTVDLSDAGSAARLSGLRPDLIFHFAAIVSGEAEADFDKGYSTNLDGTRSLFEAIRHEGQKEPYNPRVIFASSIAVFGQPFPDKIGDDFFTTPLTSYGTQKAICELLLSDYSRRGIFDGIGIRLPTICIRPGKPNKAASGFFSNILREPLAHQEAVLPVDESVRHWFASPRSAVGFFIHAARIDSSRIGPRRNLTMPGLSALVGEEIEALRRVAGEKAVKLIRREIDPVIRSIVSGWATDFGAQRATALGFKAETNFDEIIRIHIDDELGGNI
- a CDS encoding ABC transporter ATP-binding protein; translation: MSALVDIQGLSRSFGGPAVLDGIDLQIKPGEFVALLGRSGSGKSTLLRVLAGLDQAPAEKAEIPTRRAVVFQEPRLMPWKRVIDNVALGVNLPNAREAAEQALADVGLSHRRDAWPLTLSGGEAQRAALARALVRTPQLLLLDEPFAALDALTRIRMHALVDELWRKHRPAVFLVTHDVWEAVALADRILVIDQGRFSLEINVDIPHPRQRSDPRATQIESQLLSQLGVEQNHLEHHHAPQAERIASP
- a CDS encoding ABC transporter substrate-binding protein; this encodes MALRIGFHPNNLHLSLASRWPDAFADLDPEFVPYQEGRETAAKLAAGAFDIGGTGSTPPILAAASGLSVIYVAGSTPRPANGAILVNRQSKIETLADLKGRSVALVDGSFLTYFLARSLEDVGFELRDIRRHDLLPVPSRDALRSGTIDAWVAMAPHLEQSLSSGEFRVLAHCGASIPNRSTFWTIRERGLSADVIDGFANELARIGNEIQSDPEKAAALLSENGTEVERRAWTRVVNERDWRVVPASVVILREQQAEADTLFRHKDLATRLEIATNTIAGNS